A genomic stretch from Salvelinus alpinus chromosome 38, SLU_Salpinus.1, whole genome shotgun sequence includes:
- the LOC139566482 gene encoding bromodomain adjacent to zinc finger domain protein 2B-like isoform X5: MESGERLASPAPPTLPTARTSSPAASSSSSSPAPHSKSSLAPSPAASLGSTLSTSGRLYGAMSDQQPYTLSSAFPLVSHPAFGLYTTSSGRPEFGGLGSLGSLGSLGSLGMSAALAAHPQLGALTEWWRAAEAHSRGAAAFLPPFLGLPTMFTPHIQQNHSPMQPPSRTPSKNGQIPKGVNGAVNGSGVSSPTMQGSYSMNASPSLGASQSVKGPKARGPRSSPHSQSHTAELQLEKVPHKPKDKKPSKKPAEVAGVSDSESGSSSDSSSNGAISSDLEDLGGEEDDDDDDDDDDEDEEEDGKCEAWNSEKEKARRAKKKKMKIGTLSSGMKEAQDKRNNLPHSLPSDPPILVPSQHCPSPPTLSQSSPLSLQTSRPREEGLQQHLSVIQSTGLAASSKPLALLTQPRRETSPSPLSASPIPLITSPKGRTTSSPKPPKLLPSSPQNLPLSLCTSLSRSVPLSSSPQSFPLLTSPMANSQQPKPLKTPGSGKASKRKLLEDSLSQINEFRLKQSLLSQGQTFPAAQPKKQQGHRTSRKAAGVKSSSLPPPKLSSPESLGGGGRSTKLPPAPLPPPPQNNHSNLFLSSALLGLAAHPNGVIQSTTAQDAPLALITKPRKDSNKDLSGAGASLSLPVNLSTGGRAHSASSQAPPARPATSPSPATARGPRKIKAPKTPKLQAPNLQVQAHALAPMAAWKGLSQSHLVQSLVDLFRGAEAGLPGLPGLPSSKDSDDSVEDDDDDDDDDDDDLDDLEDDEEDSDDSLSDSDSNSDSDADVSGGKLKDPKLKLPSSGSASKREKTPLKLTKGHASLLSNSTNHTATSCSPLNLQVIKTPNIVTSSSALAYHSSPSSSYSLAMPPGAGKRKRVMDEQELRIPLELGWQRETRIKSVSGKMQGDVAYYAPCGKKLRQYPDVMKYLSRNEISGITRDNFSFSAKIMVGDFYEAREGPQGLQWSLLKDEDVIPHILAMEGRRGRPPNSERQRGAEGGKGSRRRKGRPPNVGEGLGLGAEVPSPSEAKLLRKLEAQEIARQAAQMKMMRKLEKQAMARAAKEARKQQVSLSAIMAAEERRKQKEQMKIIKQQEKIKRIQQIRLEKEMRTQQILEAKRRKKEEVANAKVMEAEKRIKEKEMRRQHAVILKHQERERRRQHGMLMKAVEARKKAEERERLRQEKRDEKRLNKERKLELRRLELEIARELKKPNEDMCLADHKPLPEFSRIPGLILPGVAVSDCLMLMQFLRGFGKVLGFDVGVDVPTLGMLQEGLLNVGDSMGHVQDLLVRLLSLAVCDPGLPPGHKTKTMLGDHLTNVGINRDNVSEVLQMYMGAHCGQTELAELALSLKTKAFQAHTPAQKASILGFLANELACSKSVVSEIDKNLDHMTNMRKDKWLIEGKLKKLRTIHAKRTGKRDASMGGEETQPLGTPSSGLKRKRKAGAESDDDDDEDEDSDDLADEDDEEEEEEMKKGKKVETCDEDDGDQSTSVEELEKQIEKLAKQQHQVRRKLFEASHSLRSMMYGQDRYRRRYWVLPHCGGVFIEAMESGEAAGELDKERERRRTAAGEVHIKEEPQEEEVQKKKPGGVGGEERSVYTPVGSEEGKEEKKGSPNLFLLQSASLSKLTTLLHAAKDVAKETREAEADPRPKYNGSPTPPSVTTTTITTPPSYPAHNASLPALPTSPCALTAPNLPCEEAKPGFPTSTSSPSSFSSLLSPPPQLFSPMKTSTLTPTPPQLQYLPSDQLLRVLTERSGHWFTLLPRSPCDDTSLTTSPSPGPGPLQSSPLPSSSLTRPRSPPASPALPLTPSAASASASPHHPAGFINYPLSALQGKAGGSLLGLSAFCGGWPSGMMSPSQLPFCSSPLPGHSGLSSVEGSANAAPSVSSKSESPVPPGEKLSSTVPSPAMMEVPKHSDHPTPWPIPEEMLSGWWRVSDIEELRSLVESLHSRGVREKGLHRQMHKYMELIPQVCTKHRDAAMIELCELEESQVSVESVRGWCVEEQAMEMDIAVLQQVEELERKVTTASLQVKGWMYPEPQSEREDLVYHEHKPLPKQQPAAGGAADKDQPEDKADHKAGGVVRHADNPLDIAVTRLADLERNIERRYLRSPLGTTIQIRLDNVGAIGTVTVPAPSSSADREGGEEEVAHGMKVWRKALGDVRSAAQLAMCLQQLQKSIAWERSIMKVYCQICRKGDNEDLLLLCDGCDKGCHTYCHKPKITAIPEGDWYCPACISKASGPSPKNKKLPSKPVAGGGGKKPTTAEAKRNGKQAGNSNGNVEVSEDDSASANSTPKKGGGAKEPPSRKRKGEESPAPSQAPPTPQSRSQESPVVCVKRAKTARDNNRDLGLCRVLLAELERHQDAWPFLNPVNTKGIPGYRKVIKKPMDFATIREKLISSQYQNLETFIIDVNLVFDNCEKFNEDNSDIGRAGHNMRKFFDKRWTELLKQIN; encoded by the exons GTCGTTTGTATGGGGCGATGAGCGACCAGCAGCCCTACACGTTGTCAAGTGCCTTCCCCCTGGTCAGCCACCCAGCCTTCGGCCTGTACACCACTAGCTCAGGACGCCCAGAGTTTGGAGGCCTGGGGTCGTTGGGGTCCCTGGGTTCTCTGGGGTCCTTGGGGATGTCTGCTGCCCTGGCCGCACACCCCCAGCTGGGGGCTCTGACAG AATGGTGGCGAGCAGCAGAGGCCCACAGTAGGGGGGCAGCAGCCTTCCTCCCCCCGTTCCTGGGCCTCCCCACAATGTTCACCCCCCACATCCAGCAGAACCACAGCCCcatgcaacccccctccaggacCCCCAGCAAAAACGGACAGATCCCCAAAG GGGTGAACGGGGCAGTGAACGGAAGTGGGGTCTCCTCCCCAACCATGCAGGGGTCTTACTCCATGAACGCGTCCCCATCTCTGGGTGCCTCCCAGTCTGTTAAGGGCCCCAAGGCCAGGGGCCCCAGGAGCAGCCCTCACAGCCAGAGCCACACAGCAGAGCTACAGCTGGAGAAAGTACCCCACAAACCTAAAGACAAG AAGCCCAGTAAAAAGCCAGCAGAGGTCGCTGGGGTCAGTGACAGCGAATCAGGCTCTTCCTCGGACAGCTCCAGCAACGGAGCCATCAGCAGCGACCTGGAGGACCTCGGAGGGGAAGAGGACGACGACGATGATGATGACGACGATGATGAAGACGAGGAAGAGGATGGAAAGTGTGAGGCGTGGAACTCTGAGAAGGAGAAGGCGAGGCGGgcgaagaagaaaaaaatgaag aTCGGGACACTAAGCTCAGGCATGAAGGAGGCACAAGACAAGAGGAACAACCTGCCCCACAGCCTACCCTCCGACCCCCCCATCCTGGTCCCCTCACAGCACTGCCCCTCTCCTCCTACCCTGTCCCAGAGCTCCCCCCTGTCCCTCCAGACCTCCCGGCCCAGGGAGGAGGGTCTCCAGCAGCACCTCAGTGTCATCCAGTCCACGGGCCTAGCAGCCAGCTCCAAGCCCCTGGCTCTCCTCACCCAACCCCGCAGGGAAACCTCCCCATCACCCCTCTCTGCCTCGCCAATCCCCCTCATCACCTCGCCCAAAGGACGCACCACATCCTCCCCCAAGCCGCCCAAGCTCCTGCCCTCCTCGCCGCAGAACCTGCCCCTGTCCCTCTGCACTTCCCTGTCCCGCTCCGTACCCCTGTCCTCCTCGCCTCAATCCTTCCCTCTCCTCACGTCGCCCATGGCCAACTCCCAGCAGCCCAAGCCTCTGAAGACACCTGGCAGTGGGAAAGCCAGTAAGAGGAAGCTGCTGGAGGATTCACTCTCTCAAATCAACGAATTCAGGCTCAAACAG TCTTTACTCTCGCAAGGCCAGACGTTCCCGGCGGCGCAGCCCAAGAAGCAGCAGGGTCACAGAACCTCTCGGAAGGCTGCTGGGGTGAAGTCATCCTCCTTGCCGCCCCCCAAGCTGTCCTCCCCGGAGAGTCTGGGTGGCGGTGGCAGAAGCACCAAGTTGCCCCctgctcccctcccccctcccccccagaaCAACCACTCCAACCTCTTCCTGTCCAGCGCTCTCCTGGGCCTGGCTGCCCACCCCAACGGAGTCATCCAAAGCACCACCGCTCAGGACGCACCGCTGGCCCTTATCACCAAGCCCCGCAAGGACTCCAACAAGGACCTCTCTGGGGCAGGGGCGTCCCTCTCGCTGCCCGTCAACCTCAGCACCGGCGGAAGGGCCCACTCGGCCTCTTCTCAGGCCCCCCCGGCGCGGCCCGCTACCTCACCCTCACCGGCCACGGCACGGGGCCCCAGGAAGATCAAGGCCCCCAAGACCCCTAAGCTCCAGGCCCCTAACCTCCAGGTTCAGGCCCATGCTCTGGCCCCCATGGCAGCCTGGAAGGGCCTCTCTCAGAGTCACCTGGTGCAGTCTCTGGTGGACCTGTTCAGAGGGGCCGAGGCCGGCCTCCCAGGTCTCCCCGGTCTCCCTAGCAGCAAGGACTCGGATGACTCTGTTGAGgatgacgacgacgacgacgatgatgatgatgatgatctggatgatttggaggatgatgaggaggactcGGATGACAGCTTGTCAG ATTCTGACAGTAACTCGGACAGCGACGCGGACGTCTCCGGTGGCAAACTGAAGGACCCGAAGCTGAAGCTGCCATCGTCAGGCTCCGCCTCCAAGAGGGAGAAGACCCCACTCAAGCTAACCAAAGGCCACGCCTCCTTACTGAGCAACTCAACCAATCACACAGCCACCAGCTGCTCCCCGCTCAACCTGCAGGTCATCAAGACGCCCAACATCGTCACCAGCTCCAGTGCCTTGGCCTATCAcagctctccttcctcctcctactCCCTGGCCATGCCCCCAG gcGCAGGGAAAAGAAAGAGGGTGATGGATGAGCAGGAGTTGAGGATACCTCTGGAGTTGGG CTGGCAGAGAGAAACGCGGATCAAGAGCGTGTCTGGGAAGATGCAAGGCGACGTGGCGTATTACGCGCCATGCGGGAAGAAGTTGAGGCAGTACCCAGATGTGATGAAG TATCTATCCAGAAATGAAATAAGTGGCATCACACGCGATAATTTTAGCTTCAGTGCAAAGATAATGGTTGGTGACTTCTATGAAGCCAGAGAAGGACCCCAG GGCCTGCAGTGGAGTCTGCTGAAGGACGAGGACGTCATCCCTCATATCCTGGCCATGGAGGGCCGGCGGGGACGGCCCCCCAACTCAGAGCGCCAGCGCGGGGCCGAGGGGGGAAAGGGCTCCCGGAGGAGGAAGGGCCGGCCGCCCAACGTGGGAGAGGGTCTGGGGTTGGGGGCAGAGGTGCCTAGCCCCAGCGAGGCCAAACTCTTACGCAAACTGGAGGCCCAag AGATAGCCAGGCAGGCGGCCCAGATGAAGATGATGAGGAAGCTGGAGAAGCAGGCCATGGCCAGGGCAGCCAAAGAGGCCAGGAAGCAACaag TCTCTCTTTCAGCCATCATGGCGGCCGAGGAAAGGAGGAAGCAGAAGGAGCAAATGAAGATCATCAAGCAGCAG GAGAAGATCAAGCGTATTCAGCAGATCAGGTTGGAGAAGGAGATGAGGACACAGCAGATCCTGGAG GCTAAACGGAGAAAGAAAGAAGAGGTTGCGAATGCCAAAGTTATGGAGGCAGAGAAACGAATAAAG GAGAAAGAAATGCGAAGACAGCATGCAGTCATTTTGAAGCACCAG gagagggagaggagacggcAACATGGGATGCTCATGAAGGCGGTGGAGGCTCGCAAGAAAGCAGAG GAGCGCGAGCGCTTGCGGCAGGAAAAGAGGGATGAGAAGCGCCTGAACAAGGAGCGGAAATTGGAGCTGAGGAGGCTGGAACTGGAGATTGCCAGGGAGCTGAAGAAGCCAAATGAAGACATGTGTCTGGCCGATCATAAG CCTCTTCCAGAGTTTTCCAGAATCCCTGGCCTGATCTTGCCGGGGGTTGCGGTGTCTGACTGCCTGATGCTGATGCAGTTCCTACGCGGCTTTGGGAAGGTGCTGGGCTTCGATGTGGGGGTGGACGTACCCACCCTGGGgatgctgcaggagggcctgctCAACGTGGGAGACAGCATGGGACACGTCCAGGACCTGCTGGTCAGACTCCTCTCCCTGGCCGTGTGTGACCCTGGACTGCCCCCTGGACACAAG acCAAGACCATGCTGGGGGACCATCTGACCAACGTGGGCATCAACCGGGACAACGTGTCGGAGGTGCTGCAGATGTACATGGGGGCCCATTGTGGGCAGACTGAGCTGGCTGAGCTGGCCCTCAGCCTGAAGACCAAGGCCTTCCAGGCCCACACCCCCGCCCAGAAGGCCTCCATACTAGGCTTCCTGGCCAATGAGCTGGCCTGCAGCAAGAGTGTCGTCAG TGAGATCGACAAGAACCTTGATCACATGACCAACATGAGGAAGGACAAGTGGCTGATCGAGGGCAAACTCAAAAA gttgaGGACCATCCATGCCAAACGGACCGGAAAGAGAGATGCCAGCATGGGAGGGGAGGAGACCCAGCCCCTGGGTACGCCTTCCTCTGGCCTCAAACGCAAGAGAAAGGCCGGAGCAGAAAGCGACGACGACGATGATGAAGACGAAGACAGCGACGACCTGGCCGATGAAGatgacgaggaagaggaggaggagatgaagaaGGGGAAGAAAGTGGAAACGTGTGACGAGGACGATGGGGACCAATCAACTAGTGTGGAGGAGCTGGAGAAACAGATAGAGAAGCTAGCCAAG CAACAGCACCAGGTGAGGAGGAAGCTGTTTGAGGCGTCCCACTCCCTGCGCTCCATGATGTACGGCCAGGACCGGTACCGCCGGCGCTACTGGGTTCTGCCCCACTGCGGAGGGGTCTTCATCGAGGCCATGGAGAGCGGAGAAGCTGCGGGGGAGctggacaaagagagggagaggaggaggacggcAGCAGGGGAGGTGCACATCAAGGAGGAGCCGCAGGAGGAGGAGGTGCAGAAGAAGAAACCTGGGGGCGTCGGCGGGGAGGAGAGGAGCGTCTACACCCCCGTGGGGtcagaggaagggaaggaggagaagaaaggtTCTCCCAATCTTTTCCTCTTGCAGTCAGCCTCTCTCTCCAAACTGACCACGCTCCTCCACGCCGCTAAGGACGTTGCCAAGGAAACCCGCGAAGCCGAGGCAGACCCCCGTCCCAAATACAACGGCAGCCCCACGCCACCCTCTGTTACCACGACAACAATAACAACACCACCATCCTATCCCGCCCACAACGCCTCTCTGCCCGCCTTACCTACAAGCCCCTGTGCGTTGACGGCGCCGAACCTGCCGTGCGAGGAGGCCAAGCCCGGCTTCCCCACCTCCACCTCGTCtccctcctcgttctcctctctcctgagcCCCCCACCCCAGCTTTTCAGCCCTATGAAGAcctccaccctaacccctacccctccACAGCTCCAGTACCTCCCCAGTGACCAGCTCCTCAGGGTCCTGACAGAGAGGAGCGGTCACTGGTTCACCCTGCTCCCCCGCTCCCCCTGTGACGACACCTCCCtaaccacctctccctccccaggGCCCGGCCCTCTCCAGTCCTCCCCGCTGCCCTCCTCCAGCCTCACACGGCCCAGGTCTCCCCCGGCCTCCCCCGCCCTGCCTCTCACCCCCTCGGCAGCGTCGGCCTCAGCCAGCCCCCACCATCCAGCTGGCTTCATCAACTACCCTCTGTCAGCCCTGCAG GGTAAGGCTGGCGGGTCGTTGCTGGGTCTCTCAGCGTTCTGCGGTGGCTGGCCCAGTGGAATGATGAGCCCCAGCCAGCTGCCCTTCTGCAGCAGCCCCCTGCCAGGCCACTCAGGCCTCAGCTCCGTGGAGGGCAGTGCCAACGCGGCGCCCAGCGTCTCCAGCAAGAGCGAGTCGCCTGTTCCTCCCGGCGAGAAGCTCTCGTCCACGGTGCCCTCTCCCGCCATGATGGAGGTGCCCAAGCACTCGGATCACCCCACACCATGGCCCATCCCTGagg agATGCTGTCAGGCTGGTGGCGAGTGTCAGACATTGAGGAGCTGCGCTCCCTGGTGGAGTCCCTCCACAGCCGGGGAGTCAGAGAGAAGGGCCTGCACCGACAGATGCACAAATACATGGAGCTCATCCCACAGGTCTGCACCAAGCACCGAGACG CGGCCATGATAGAGCTGTGTGAGCTGGAGGAGAGCCAGGTGAGTGTGGAGTCAGTGCGGGGGTGGTGTGTGGAGGAGCAGGCCATGGAGATGGACATCGCTGTGCTGCAGCAGGTGGAGGAGCTGGAGAGGAAGGTCACCACCGCCAGCCTGCAGGTCAAG GGCTGGATGTACCCCGAGCCCCAATCAGAGAGGGAGGACCTGGTCTACCACGAGCACAAGCCCCTCCCCAAACAACAACCAGCGGCGGGCGGCGCTGCCGACAAAGACCAACCGGAGGACAAGGCGGACCACAAGGCGGGCGGCGTGGTGCGTCACGCGGACAACCCTCTGGACATAGCGGTGACGCGGCTGGCGGACCTGGAGAGGAACATCGAGAGAAGGTACCTGAGGAGCCCCTTAGGTACCACCATTCAGATCAGGCTGGATAATGTGGGGGCTATCGGTACCGTCACTGTCCCCGCTCCCTCCAGTAGTGCTGACAGGGAAGG GGGCGAAGAGGAGGTGGCCCATGGGATGAAGGTGTGGAGGAAGGCCCTGGGCGACGTCCGCAGTGCCGCCCAGCTGGCCATGTGTCTCCAGCAGCTCCAGAAGTCCATCGCCTGGGAGAGGTCCATCATGAAAGTG TACTGTCAGATCTGCAGGAAGGGTGACAACGAGGACCTGCTCCTGCTGTGTGACGGCTGTGACAAAGGCTGCCACACGTACTGTCACAAACCCAAGATCACCGCCATCCCCGAGGGGGACTGGTACTGCCCCGCCTGCATATCCAAG gcgaGCGGCCCATCTCCCAAGAACAAGAAGCTGCCCAGCAAACCGGTGGCGGGTGGAGGCGGGAAGAAACCCACCACTGCTGAGGCCAAGCGGAATGGGAAGCAGGCCGGCAACAGTAACGGTAACGTGGAGGTGTCAGAGGACGACTCGGCGAGCGCCAACAGCACCCCGAAGAAAGGAGGAGGAGCGAAAGAGCCCCCCAGCAggaaaaggaaaggagaggagagccccGCCCCGTCCCAGGCCCCGCCCACACCCCAGTCACGCAGTCAGGagagccctgtggtgtgtgtgaagAGAGCCAAGACAGCCAGAGACAACAACAGAGACCTGGGTTTGTGCAG GGTGCTCCTGGCTGAGTTGGAGCGCCACCAGGATGCCTGGCCCTTCCTCAACCCCGTCAACACCAAGGGGATCCCTGGCTACAGGAAGGTCATCAAGAAGCCCATGGACTTCGCCACCATCAGAGAGAAGCTCATCAGCAGCCA GTATCAGAATCTGGAGACTTTCATTATTGACGTCAACCTGGTTTTTGATAACTGTGAAAAGTTTAATGAAGACAATTCAGACATTGGGCGAGCGGGACACAACATGAGGAAGTTCTTTGATAAGAGATGGACAGAGCTTCTCAAGCAAATAAACTAA